From a single Nostoc sp. MS1 genomic region:
- the ftsH2 gene encoding ATP-dependent zinc metalloprotease FtsH2, protein MKFSWRVLLLWTLPALVIGFFFWQGTFANAPADMTRNAANTRMTYGRFLEYVDAGRVTNVDLYEGGRTAIVEAQDQDIEGRIQRWRVDLPVSAPELISKLKEKKVSFDAHPARNDGAIWGLLGNLVFPILLITGLFFLFRRSNNLPGGPGQAMNFGKSRARFQMEAKTGVKFDDVAGIEEAKEELQEVVTFLKQPERFTAVGARIPKGVLLVGPPGTGKTLLAKAIAGEAGVPFFSISGSEFVEMFVGVGASRVRDLFKKAKDNAPCIIFIDEIDAVGRQRGAGIGGGNDEREQTLNQLLTEMDGFEGNTGIIIIAATNRPDVLDAALLRPGRFDRQVTVDAPDIKGRLEILHVHSRNKKLDPSVSLEAIARRTPGFTGADLANLLNEAAILTARRRKEAITLTEIDDAVDRVVAGMEGTPLVDSKSKRLIAYHEIGHALVGTLLKDHDPVQKVTLIPRGQAQGLTWFTPNEEQGLISRSQLKARIAGALGGRAAEEIIFGSAEVTTGAGGDLQQVSGMARQMVTRFGMSDLGPLSLESQQGEVFLGRDWMTRSDYSESIASRIDSQVRLIVEDCYETAKKIIRENRTVTDRIVDLLIEKETIDGEEFRQIVAEYTDVPEKQQFVPQI, encoded by the coding sequence ATGAAATTCTCTTGGAGAGTCCTACTACTCTGGACATTGCCAGCTTTGGTAATTGGCTTTTTCTTTTGGCAAGGAACGTTTGCTAACGCTCCTGCGGACATGACTAGGAATGCGGCTAACACTCGCATGACTTATGGCCGCTTTCTGGAATACGTGGACGCTGGGCGTGTTACCAATGTTGACCTGTATGAAGGCGGCAGAACAGCCATCGTGGAAGCCCAAGATCAAGATATCGAAGGCCGCATCCAACGTTGGCGGGTAGACTTGCCAGTTAGCGCTCCTGAGTTAATCAGCAAGCTTAAAGAAAAGAAAGTTAGTTTTGATGCTCATCCAGCACGCAATGATGGCGCTATCTGGGGACTTTTAGGTAATCTAGTATTCCCGATCTTATTGATTACTGGCTTGTTCTTTTTGTTCCGTCGTTCTAACAACCTCCCTGGCGGCCCTGGTCAAGCCATGAATTTTGGTAAGTCCAGAGCGCGTTTCCAAATGGAAGCGAAAACAGGGGTGAAGTTTGACGATGTAGCTGGTATCGAAGAAGCTAAGGAAGAATTACAAGAAGTCGTTACATTCCTTAAGCAGCCAGAAAGATTCACGGCTGTAGGTGCGCGTATTCCTAAAGGTGTGCTGTTGGTAGGGCCTCCAGGAACTGGTAAAACTTTACTCGCAAAAGCGATCGCCGGGGAAGCTGGCGTACCATTCTTCAGTATTTCCGGTTCTGAGTTCGTGGAAATGTTCGTTGGTGTGGGTGCTTCCCGCGTCCGCGACTTGTTTAAGAAAGCTAAAGATAACGCTCCCTGTATCATCTTCATCGATGAAATTGACGCAGTAGGTAGACAACGGGGTGCAGGTATTGGTGGCGGTAACGATGAGAGAGAACAAACCCTCAACCAGTTACTCACCGAAATGGATGGTTTTGAAGGTAACACCGGCATCATTATTATTGCCGCTACCAACCGTCCCGACGTATTAGATGCAGCCTTGTTGCGTCCTGGTCGTTTCGACAGACAGGTCACGGTCGATGCACCAGACATTAAAGGACGCTTAGAAATTCTCCATGTCCACTCCCGGAATAAGAAGTTAGATCCTAGCGTATCATTGGAAGCGATCGCTCGTCGTACCCCTGGGTTCACAGGTGCAGACTTAGCCAACCTCCTCAACGAAGCCGCTATCCTCACAGCCCGGAGACGCAAAGAAGCCATCACCCTCACCGAAATTGATGATGCGGTAGATAGAGTAGTTGCGGGGATGGAAGGTACACCTTTAGTAGATAGCAAGAGCAAACGCTTAATTGCTTATCACGAAATCGGACACGCCTTGGTCGGTACTTTATTAAAAGACCACGACCCAGTGCAGAAAGTTACCCTCATCCCTAGAGGACAAGCCCAAGGTTTGACTTGGTTTACCCCCAACGAAGAACAAGGTTTAATTTCTCGCTCCCAACTTAAAGCCAGAATTGCTGGTGCTTTGGGTGGTCGTGCGGCAGAGGAAATTATCTTTGGTTCTGCTGAAGTTACCACTGGTGCAGGTGGAGACTTACAACAAGTGTCGGGAATGGCACGGCAAATGGTAACAAGGTTTGGGATGTCTGATTTAGGCCCCTTGTCCTTGGAAAGTCAGCAAGGTGAAGTCTTCTTGGGTCGTGACTGGATGACCAGATCCGATTATTCCGAATCAATTGCATCACGAATTGACTCTCAAGTGCGGCTGATTGTAGAAGACTGCTACGAAACAGCTAAGAAGATTATCCGCGAAAATCGCACCGTCACCGATCGCATCGTTGACTTGCTCATCGAGAAAGAAACCATCGACGGTGAAGAATTCCGTCAAATCGTAGCTGAGTACACTGATGTACCAGAAAAGCAACAGTTTGTACCCCAAATATAA
- the gltX gene encoding glutamate--tRNA ligase, giving the protein MTVRVRIAPSPTGNLHIGTARTAVFNWLFARHHGGTFILRIEDTDLERSRPEYTENIMTGLRWLGLNWDEGPFYQSQRLDLYQKAVKQLLDQGLAYRCYTTSEELEALREAQKARGEAPRYDNRHRNLTPEQEAEFKAQGRSFVIRFKIDDGREIVWNDLVRGKVAWKGSDLGGDMVIARASEDGIGQPLYNFVVVVDDIDMQISHVIRGEDHIANTAKQILLYEALGAKIPEFAHAPLILNMEGRKLSKRDGVTSISDFQRMGFTAEALVNYMTLLGWSPPDSTQEIFTLEGAAKEFGFERVNKAGAKFDWAKLDWLNSQYIHNTPVDKLTDLLIPYWEEAGYSFAGGRDRSWLEKLVNLISASLTRLTDAVEMTKLFFTQTVELSEEGSKQLQQEGSKAALEAIIAGLEAQPQLTEAAAQDIIKQVVKAQSVKKGLVMRSLRVALTGDVHGPDLIQSWLLLNQIGLDKLRLSQAVAAS; this is encoded by the coding sequence GTGACTGTTAGAGTCAGAATTGCTCCTAGTCCAACTGGGAATTTACACATTGGTACAGCTAGGACAGCCGTATTTAACTGGCTGTTTGCCCGTCACCACGGCGGCACATTTATTTTGCGAATTGAAGACACAGATTTAGAGCGATCGCGTCCCGAATACACAGAAAATATTATGACGGGGCTGCGTTGGTTAGGGCTGAATTGGGATGAAGGGCCATTTTACCAATCTCAACGCCTCGACCTTTATCAAAAAGCGGTCAAACAACTTTTAGATCAAGGTTTAGCTTATCGCTGCTACACCACATCAGAAGAATTAGAAGCCTTAAGAGAAGCGCAAAAAGCCAGAGGTGAAGCCCCCCGTTACGATAACCGCCACCGTAACCTCACCCCAGAACAAGAAGCTGAATTTAAAGCCCAAGGGCGCAGTTTCGTCATCCGGTTTAAAATTGACGATGGCCGCGAAATCGTCTGGAATGACTTAGTACGGGGTAAAGTAGCTTGGAAAGGCAGTGATTTAGGCGGTGATATGGTCATCGCTCGTGCTTCTGAAGATGGTATTGGTCAACCCTTGTATAACTTTGTGGTCGTAGTTGATGACATTGATATGCAAATTAGTCATGTCATCCGGGGAGAAGACCACATCGCCAACACCGCCAAGCAAATTCTTTTATACGAAGCTCTTGGGGCAAAAATTCCAGAATTTGCTCATGCTCCCTTAATTCTCAACATGGAAGGGCGTAAACTTTCCAAACGGGATGGAGTCACATCGATTTCCGACTTTCAACGCATGGGTTTCACGGCTGAAGCCTTAGTTAACTACATGACCTTGCTTGGTTGGTCGCCACCAGATTCTACCCAAGAAATCTTTACCTTAGAAGGAGCCGCTAAGGAATTTGGTTTTGAACGGGTGAACAAAGCCGGGGCAAAATTCGACTGGGCAAAATTAGATTGGTTGAACAGCCAATATATCCACAACACCCCAGTTGATAAGTTGACTGATTTACTGATTCCTTATTGGGAAGAAGCAGGATATTCCTTTGCTGGGGGACGCGATCGCTCTTGGTTGGAAAAGTTGGTTAATCTAATCAGCGCCAGCTTGACACGTTTAACCGATGCTGTAGAGATGACCAAACTGTTTTTTACGCAAACAGTCGAATTGAGCGAAGAAGGCAGTAAACAATTGCAGCAAGAGGGTTCTAAAGCTGCACTTGAGGCGATTATTGCTGGCTTGGAAGCTCAACCCCAACTTACAGAAGCAGCTGCCCAAGACATAATTAAACAAGTGGTGAAAGCCCAAAGTGTGAAGAAAGGGTTAGTAATGCGATCGCTCAGAGTTGCCCTTACTGGTGATGTGCATGGTCCTGACTTAATCCAATCCTGGTTACTCCTAAATCAGATTGGTTTAGATAAACTACGCTTGAGTCAAGCAGTAGCGGCTAGTTAA
- a CDS encoding serine/threonine protein kinase — protein sequence MVNPKTEPDVYIGKVLNNRYLIIDLIGKGGMGRVYLAEDAAKGRKVALKILMLNLANQQLSQRFGREIFIGAQLGRKSKNIVRVLSYGVTDEKTPFYVMEYLQGKNLKQILRNNPLTIEKFLEICYQICLGLECAHQGIILKGEIFPVVHRDIKPENIFILENAKQGENVKILDFGIAKFLTERSGMTLTDSFIGSLPYCSPEHMEGRKLLDVRSDIYSLGVLMFEMLTTKHPFQTQSNSFGNWYQAHRFQVPPTFAEVNSELKIPEELQNLIMSCLAKEVGDRPQNIPEIIQVLEQVKYDIENRHSSSNDIWETLPTVQLVPVTSITEKECLQKTWPKNKPVSLIGFPHLLPTTQGIIPTFWAMLPKQEISQLLSKNNRIEFINKLDVYPMILWVTVLHDFQLSIIRWLSYFIDLQEVRGQKIVKALAETGYYHLLFFAIEEPHNCAQVITLTLSAKQRQQLIDWLTAQQNINTNEITTTQAKNLLKTEYEKIKLEIMRNLAANKPQDQVEIKNWFAKLIDRVLQIFKQHQ from the coding sequence ATGGTAAATCCAAAAACAGAGCCAGATGTTTATATTGGAAAAGTTTTAAACAACCGCTACTTAATAATAGATTTGATTGGCAAAGGCGGTATGGGGCGAGTTTACCTAGCAGAAGATGCGGCTAAAGGTCGTAAGGTAGCCTTAAAAATTCTCATGTTGAATTTGGCTAATCAACAACTATCTCAACGCTTTGGTAGAGAAATTTTTATTGGCGCACAGTTAGGACGTAAAAGTAAAAATATTGTGCGCGTTTTAAGTTACGGTGTTACTGATGAAAAGACTCCTTTTTATGTAATGGAGTATCTCCAAGGAAAAAATTTAAAACAAATATTAAGAAATAACCCATTAACAATAGAAAAATTTTTAGAGATTTGTTACCAGATTTGCTTGGGTTTGGAATGCGCTCACCAAGGCATTATTCTCAAAGGCGAAATATTTCCCGTAGTCCACAGGGATATTAAGCCAGAAAACATATTTATTCTTGAAAATGCTAAACAAGGTGAGAATGTCAAAATTCTCGATTTTGGTATTGCTAAATTTTTAACAGAACGCAGTGGGATGACACTAACTGATTCTTTTATCGGCAGTTTACCTTATTGTTCACCAGAACATATGGAAGGGCGTAAACTACTTGATGTTCGTTCTGATATTTACAGTTTAGGTGTATTAATGTTTGAAATGTTAACAACTAAACATCCATTTCAGACACAGAGTAATTCCTTTGGTAACTGGTATCAAGCCCATCGCTTTCAAGTACCGCCTACATTTGCAGAGGTGAATAGTGAATTAAAAATACCAGAGGAACTGCAAAATTTAATCATGAGTTGCTTGGCAAAAGAAGTAGGCGATCGCCCTCAAAATATCCCAGAAATAATTCAAGTCTTGGAACAAGTTAAATACGATATAGAAAATCGTCATTCTAGCAGTAATGATATTTGGGAAACTTTACCTACAGTTCAATTAGTACCTGTAACCTCTATTACAGAAAAAGAATGTTTACAAAAAACTTGGCCGAAAAATAAACCAGTAAGTCTGATCGGATTTCCCCACCTTTTACCTACTACCCAAGGTATCATTCCAACTTTTTGGGCAATGTTGCCAAAACAAGAAATATCTCAATTATTGTCTAAAAATAATAGAATTGAATTTATTAATAAGCTAGATGTTTATCCCATGATTTTATGGGTAACAGTGTTGCACGACTTCCAACTATCTATTATCAGATGGCTATCTTATTTTATTGATTTACAGGAAGTTAGGGGTCAAAAGATTGTCAAAGCGTTAGCAGAAACCGGGTATTATCATCTACTTTTTTTTGCTATAGAAGAACCACATAATTGCGCTCAGGTCATTACCTTAACTCTTAGTGCCAAACAACGTCAACAACTTATAGATTGGTTAACAGCCCAACAAAATATTAATACGAATGAAATTACCACTACACAAGCTAAAAATTTACTAAAAACGGAATATGAAAAAATTAAACTAGAAATTATGCGTAATTTGGCAGCAAACAAACCTCAAGATCAGGTGGAAATAAAAAATTGGTTTGCTAAACTAATTGATAGAGTTTTACAAATTTTTAAACAACATCAATAA
- a CDS encoding EndoU domain-containing protein has protein sequence MSQLALPVKISAGAIILLAFCITSANSATISEGFESGAKTTYTNGNVNLSTGSWNFNNAVIGDLSNDRKSGAKSARLRNNGKVSMRFDRNTGAGSITIKYAKFGNDANTSWGVWCSTNSGTSWSQIGSTVNTTSTSLQTATFTPNISGKVRCEVRKTDGTANRTNIDDIVISDYGSTGSTGSTGSTGSTGSTGSTSATLPPGSLPFFDNINNPVTGLALGSPGDVTPPAPVLNSFDTAVVELCGAPGTVVSRAGFQSMMQKNPTVLANIKTYVGGFLKPGRTADADFLNDLTDIWFNVKAFDHVFCGEPVQGGSIGGLHFVGRYVELQNKGLAGRLANNTSREEVVPNTIYTMGVIMKVGNGTAQSRVKGYPYSLDAEEILSKASLAYKNNPNIGSTNQACLVNVTDEGRTFKAVFVVRGGGIRTFYPDATPDSTAACKQ, from the coding sequence ATGTCTCAATTAGCTTTACCTGTAAAAATATCAGCAGGAGCAATTATACTGCTTGCCTTTTGTATAACTAGTGCAAATAGTGCCACAATTTCTGAAGGATTTGAGAGTGGTGCAAAAACAACTTATACAAATGGTAATGTTAATCTCAGCACAGGCTCATGGAATTTCAATAATGCTGTGATTGGTGATCTCAGCAATGATAGAAAAAGTGGTGCAAAGTCTGCACGCCTTCGTAATAATGGCAAAGTATCAATGCGATTTGATCGCAATACAGGTGCAGGCTCTATTACTATCAAATACGCTAAGTTTGGTAATGATGCTAATACCAGTTGGGGTGTTTGGTGTTCAACTAACAGTGGAACTTCATGGTCACAAATTGGCTCTACTGTTAATACCACTTCTACAAGCTTACAAACAGCAACTTTTACACCTAATATCTCTGGTAAAGTTCGCTGTGAAGTTCGCAAGACTGATGGGACTGCAAACCGAACCAATATTGATGACATCGTAATTAGTGATTACGGTTCTACGGGTTCTACAGGCTCTACAGGTTCTACGGGTTCTACGGGTTCTACGGGTTCTACCTCAGCAACTTTACCACCTGGTTCTTTACCTTTCTTTGACAACATCAACAACCCTGTAACTGGGTTAGCCCTTGGTAGCCCTGGTGATGTCACACCTCCCGCCCCAGTTCTTAACAGCTTTGATACAGCAGTTGTTGAGCTTTGTGGCGCTCCTGGTACTGTTGTAAGTCGCGCTGGCTTCCAGTCTATGATGCAGAAAAACCCCACTGTCTTGGCAAATATTAAGACATATGTGGGAGGTTTTCTCAAACCAGGGCGTACTGCTGATGCTGATTTCTTGAACGATTTAACCGATATTTGGTTTAATGTCAAAGCGTTTGATCATGTGTTCTGTGGAGAACCAGTTCAAGGAGGCTCTATTGGCGGACTGCATTTTGTTGGGCGTTATGTAGAGCTGCAAAATAAAGGTTTAGCTGGACGACTTGCCAATAATACGTCTAGAGAAGAAGTTGTTCCCAACACTATCTACACTATGGGAGTAATCATGAAGGTAGGTAATGGAACGGCTCAGTCTAGAGTTAAAGGTTATCCTTACAGCCTCGATGCTGAAGAAATTTTGTCAAAGGCATCTTTAGCTTACAAGAACAACCCCAACATTGGCAGCACTAACCAAGCTTGTCTTGTCAACGTTACAGATGAGGGTAGAACCTTTAAAGCTGTATTTGTCGTAAGAGGAGGTGGTATCCGTACCTTCTATCCCGATGCGACTCCTGACTCTACTGCCGCTTGTAAGCAGTAA
- a CDS encoding serine/threonine protein kinase: MNQSTFASPHSTGLLANRYQLQKLIGTGGMGEVFLATDILLGGTPVAIKFLTQTLCDPKIQQDFAREALMSAALSQKSLHIVRAYDYGVSDTGKPFYVMEYLNGKSLKELIPLPLSKFIHLTRQICLGLQCAHQGIQIDGKVYALVHRDIKPANILVIPDPILGQLVKILDFGIAKFINYAVTVSTNRGFHGTLPYCSPEQLEGENLDSRSDIYSLGVIMFEMLTGAKPWQPETDLFGAWYKAHHFEKPKAIADVKPDLKISPHLNNLIMACLEKKASDRPQTVGEILQIIDGIEPSHCAKFITKFSSPLTPKLTLTSELIVSLEKQAKQLTWPQDKPIKEIVFPQQLDINQQNLATVWLMLPKREIQLRVNCKVYNRFIFVTSPHPMLLWVTLLYNQKLEPKWLPCYLDMQNPANRQLIISLINNANYALICFTLELPNSCIQILSSEIEPSQRQKLQIWVEQSQKLPPASQPHASKNLLKQQYKHIQSQMLQHLSSTHQMEQLAKKLS, encoded by the coding sequence GTGAATCAAAGTACATTTGCATCTCCACATAGTACAGGATTACTTGCCAATCGTTACCAACTGCAAAAGTTGATTGGTACGGGTGGTATGGGTGAAGTTTTTTTAGCAACTGATATCCTCTTAGGAGGAACACCAGTAGCTATCAAATTTTTGACTCAAACTTTATGCGACCCCAAAATTCAACAAGATTTTGCTCGTGAAGCACTGATGAGTGCAGCTTTAAGTCAAAAAAGTTTGCATATTGTCCGGGCTTATGATTATGGTGTTAGTGACACAGGCAAACCTTTTTATGTGATGGAGTACCTCAACGGTAAAAGTTTAAAGGAATTAATTCCCTTACCTTTATCTAAGTTTATCCATCTTACCCGTCAGATTTGTTTGGGCTTACAGTGCGCCCATCAAGGTATTCAAATTGATGGTAAGGTTTATGCTTTAGTACATCGAGATATTAAACCAGCAAATATATTAGTTATTCCCGATCCCATATTAGGACAGTTAGTTAAAATCCTTGATTTTGGTATTGCTAAGTTTATTAATTATGCAGTTACAGTTAGTACAAATAGAGGATTTCACGGTACTTTACCTTACTGTTCACCTGAGCAATTAGAAGGAGAAAACTTAGATAGTCGTTCTGATATCTACAGCTTAGGTGTGATCATGTTTGAAATGCTCACTGGCGCTAAACCTTGGCAACCGGAAACAGATTTATTTGGCGCTTGGTATAAAGCACATCACTTTGAAAAACCAAAAGCGATCGCAGATGTTAAACCAGACCTAAAAATCTCGCCACATCTGAACAATTTAATCATGGCTTGCCTAGAGAAAAAAGCCAGCGATCGCCCACAAACTGTAGGGGAAATATTACAAATAATTGATGGAATAGAACCATCCCATTGTGCCAAGTTTATTACTAAATTCTCTTCACCATTAACACCTAAATTAACTTTGACCTCTGAACTAATAGTATCTTTAGAGAAGCAAGCTAAACAACTCACTTGGCCTCAAGATAAACCCATCAAAGAAATCGTTTTTCCTCAACAGCTAGACATAAACCAGCAAAATTTAGCTACAGTCTGGTTGATGTTACCAAAAAGAGAAATTCAACTACGGGTAAATTGTAAAGTTTATAATCGTTTTATTTTTGTTACATCACCTCATCCGATGCTGTTGTGGGTAACACTGCTTTACAACCAAAAGTTAGAGCCAAAATGGTTACCTTGCTATCTAGATATGCAGAATCCTGCTAATCGTCAACTAATAATATCTCTAATTAATAATGCAAACTACGCTCTAATTTGTTTTACATTAGAACTACCTAATAGCTGTATTCAAATCCTCAGTAGCGAGATTGAACCTAGCCAAAGACAAAAGCTGCAAATTTGGGTAGAACAAAGTCAAAAACTACCGCCAGCTTCTCAACCTCATGCAAGTAAAAATCTGCTCAAACAGCAGTACAAACACATTCAATCTCAGATGCTTCAGCATTTATCATCTACACACCAAATGGAACAATTAGCCAAAAAATTAAGTTAA